A window from Desulfobacterales bacterium encodes these proteins:
- a CDS encoding sigma-54-dependent Fis family transcriptional regulator, with product MLPYSIYVIDDEELILTATVLNLGDKYNIKCFSKGSGVINSLKEKQPDLILLDIGLPDINGIELLKEIKKSDPDIIVIMITAYDDIDSVISAMKYGAYDYIIKPINMDSLNVKIENALESIKLRKEVQLLQQRYLTENVPYFIGESNSIQNIMELVDKVAKSRDSNVLIYGETGTGKELIASAIHYKSPNFRGPFITVNCASIPKNLLESELFGYEKGAFSGADPFGKKGLIEISADGTLFLDEIGDLNMESQAKLLRFIEYGEFYKVGGTKKYKIQTRIIAATNKKLESLIAEKLFREDLYFRLSVIKIAIPSLNERKDDIIPIAKHFLVEFSKKFGKNFTGISKSAQEALKSYKWKGNVRELRNIIERGVLLGKCPEITENDFMIDIQTKTEQPINSYSVNFTNPVNKLNLQEKSLDLPALHESIDKYYFKQALKDAQGNSSKACELLNMNYFVFRRRKEKLNIND from the coding sequence ATGTTACCTTATTCTATATATGTTATTGATGATGAAGAATTAATACTTACGGCTACAGTTTTAAATTTAGGTGATAAATACAACATAAAATGCTTTTCAAAGGGAAGTGGAGTTATTAACTCTTTAAAAGAAAAACAGCCAGATCTTATCCTACTTGACATAGGCTTGCCAGACATAAATGGAATTGAATTATTAAAAGAAATTAAAAAATCTGACCCAGATATTATTGTGATAATGATTACAGCTTATGATGACATAGATTCAGTTATTTCAGCCATGAAGTATGGAGCTTATGATTATATTATTAAACCAATAAATATGGATTCATTGAATGTGAAAATTGAAAATGCTTTAGAATCTATTAAATTACGAAAAGAAGTTCAATTACTTCAACAACGATATCTTACTGAAAATGTCCCGTATTTTATTGGAGAAAGCAATTCAATTCAAAATATAATGGAGCTTGTGGATAAAGTAGCAAAAAGCCGAGACTCAAATGTTTTGATTTATGGAGAAACAGGAACAGGAAAGGAGTTAATAGCGAGTGCTATACATTATAAAAGCCCTAACTTTCGAGGGCCATTTATAACAGTAAACTGTGCATCAATACCGAAAAATCTTCTTGAAAGCGAACTTTTTGGTTATGAAAAAGGAGCTTTTAGTGGAGCCGATCCATTTGGTAAAAAAGGCTTAATAGAAATATCTGCTGATGGAACCTTATTCCTCGATGAAATAGGAGATTTAAACATGGAAAGTCAAGCAAAACTTCTCAGGTTCATCGAATATGGAGAATTTTATAAAGTTGGCGGAACAAAAAAATATAAAATTCAAACAAGAATAATTGCCGCTACCAATAAAAAACTTGAATCATTGATAGCAGAAAAACTTTTTAGAGAAGACCTTTATTTTAGGCTATCAGTCATAAAAATAGCAATACCTTCTTTAAACGAAAGAAAGGACGATATAATTCCTATTGCTAAACATTTTCTCGTAGAATTCTCAAAAAAATTTGGAAAAAATTTTACTGGCATTTCGAAAAGCGCACAGGAAGCTTTAAAATCATACAAATGGAAAGGTAATGTAAGAGAGCTTCGCAACATAATTGAAAGAGGAGTTTTGCTTGGAAAATGTCCTGAAATTACAGAAAATGATTTTATGATTGATATACAAACTAAAACGGAACAACCGATTAATTCTTACTCTGTTAATTTTACAAACCCAGTTAATAAATTAAATTTACAAGAAAAAAGCCTCGATCTTCCAGCCCTTCATGAATCAATAGATAAATATTATTTTAAACAAGCTCTAAAAGACGCTCAAGGTAATTCTTCAAAAGCTTGTGAACTCCTCAATATGAATTATTTTGTGTTTCGGAGACGTAAAGAAAAACTTAACATAAATGATTAA